From the genome of Oryza glaberrima chromosome 1, OglaRS2, whole genome shotgun sequence:
GGCGCCGGCATCTCGTGCCCGCGTGGCCTCTTcctccctccgcctcccgccgcaccACTACTTGCCCCCCATATCCATCCATAATAAAAGTACGCACCTCGCGTCCGCGGCCGCGCGGCTATATATCAGTACCGCGCCTAcgcactcctctcctctctctcctgtgTGCTAGCGGAGGCGGAGCACTACACGGTTAATTCTGCGGTTGCTGCTGCTACCTGCGACCTTCTAGCAGGTGCGTTTCCTCCTCGctttgcctatatatatatccacttACATTTCTCGGCTTGATCCATGGATTAGTCTGTCGATCTCTTCCATGCCATCGATCTCGCTGGTTAAGATTGCGCTCTAGTGCTTAGCTTGTTGTAGAGCCTTGACTTTCTTTCTCTGCTAAGAACTGAATAACTTGACTCTGAGTAAGAGCTTGCATATATAGCTCTTAGTATATTCTTCAGATTTTGTCATTGATGTTATGCGACTTGTGCATTTCTTTGACTGATATCATGTAGTAATCACTAAACTTCATGCCTGACTCTAGGTTGTGAGTTGTGAGACAGCGAGAGTTAGTCGGTGTAGTTTCATCAGGAAGGGCCGCTTAGACAGTGAGAACTGAGAACTGAGAAATACAGCAGTAGGAAATAAATACCCGTTCTACTCTGGTGTCAGTCCTAGATATAATTTACCACTGTGTTTCATGCATGATCCGATTCTTAGTTTTCTCGACAAGAGGTGGTAACCACATGTAAATATTGTTGTTTAGCATAGCTCTTGTGATCAAAGAGGATGGAAAATTCCTGGTAGGGTCAGTAAGGGAAGGAATCAGCATTGCGTTCCCATTGTTCATATATCTGACAAATGATAATGATGTCTTGGTGTCCATTGCTACTGGACAAAATAGTACAGGTTAGCTGAGTCAGAAGGGTTCATGCAGAAAGTGTAGAACTTATTGCAGATAAAACCCTTTGCAAATCATGTACAGCAGTAGAGCTTCATACTGTCACCGGCTTACTGCGCAGTCCCCAACGTTTGATCATGTGGTCCATAAGGATCAATCGTTCAAActgcatcagaattcagaacctaAGCATGAAGAAATACTACCTCGATCTACCACTAGACAGCCATATATGACATTGACAACGGCAATAAGGACCGTTGCTTTAGACCAAAATAGAATCAGCAGTGCATCCACTTCCTGGATGGGTTAAATGCTGATACGAAGTATGAACAGACATAACCTAATCTTAATTAACTGACAGGCTGAAAAAGGTATCGGGTATATTCAATGAATCTGGTAAAATATCTGGCTGATTTATTGCGTTAGTATCAAGTGATTAGTACTATGAGATTTGGTATTGCTACTCAAgattctttgtttcttttttcatgaAAGAGGTCTTGAGAAAATTCGTAGTGTAAGCATTTGTTTTGCTGAAGAGAACAACCAAAACCATAAGCCCAGGCAAAAGTGTGTTCATTTAACTCAGTAAACTAGTCTTTCCTGTCCGAAGTTTGGAGCAaactttaatttttctaatacaCTTTTGTTTTAAAGAGAGAACAAAAAATCTGATATTTGCTAAAGGAACAAGTATCTAATTACTCTTTTATTACTTGGTCCCCATGATTATTCAGTAACTGGCTTTCAGTACAATGATACAACTTTTGGTCTTTTCACACTTCACTTTCCTTCAATCCTATTCAACTATCACTGCACTGGGAGCTAACTACACATAGACATAGCTTTCATTCTTTTTCTGAAGTTTAAATAATGTTTACTTTTCTGAAAATTTCAACGTATTGATATCATCATCAAATCCAGTATGACATGCCCCAAACTAACGTAAGATTCATACTTTTCAGGTACACAGTGCTAACAAGTAACAACACAATGTTGCCTCAGCAACTTCAGATATATTTGTGCTTCATCCTTCTGTCTCTGAAGTTCGGAATATCTGCATCTCTACCTCTTGAAACAGATGCTCTCTTGGACATAAAGAGTCATCTGGAGGATCCACAAAATTACCTAGGCAATTGGGATGAGTCTCATTCACCATGCCAATTTTATGGCGTTACATGTGACCAAACTTCTGGTGGTGTCATTGGAATATCACTCTCCAACGCCTCACTATCAGGAACTATATCGTCGTCGTTTTCTCTTCTTTCCCAACTACGTACGCTGGAGCTTGGTGCAAACTCCATCTCAGGCACTATTCCTGCTGCACTAGCTAACTGCACAAATCTGCAGGTTCTTAACCTGTCAACAAACAGTTTGACAGGGCAATTACCTGATCTTTCAACATTTATCAATCTACAAGTTCTTGACCTGTCAACAAACGATTTTTCTGGACCATTCCCAGCATGGGTTGGCAAATTATCAGGCCTAACTGAACTAGGTCTAGGAGAGAACAACTTCAATGAAGGTGATGTTCCTGAAAGTATTGGAAAGCTGAAGAACCTGACATGGCTATTCTTGGGGCAATGCAACCTTAGAGGAGAATTACCAGTTTCAATATTTGATCTGGTCTCACTTGGGACCCTAGACTTCTCACGCAATCAGATTATTGGTGTGTTTCCAATAGCAATATCCAACCTGCGTAACCTATGGAAGATCGAGCTCTATCAAAACAATCTGACCGGTGAAATTCCTCCTGAACTTGCACATTTGACATTGTTATCTGAATTTGATGTGTCCCAGAATCAGCTAAGTGGTATTCTGCCCAAAGAGATAGCAAACCTGAAGAAGCTGAAGATCTTTCATATTTACCGAAACAACTTCTCTGGTGTGCTTCCTGAAGGATTAGGGGACTTGGAGTTTCTTGAGTCATTTTCAACCTATGAAAATCAATTCTCAGGAAAGTTCCCTGCAAACCTTGGCCGATTCTCACCACTCAATGCAATTGACATATCTGAGAATTATTTTTCTGGTGAATTTCCAAGGTTCCTGTGCCAAAACAACAAATTGCAGTTCTTGTTGGCTTTGGACAACAACTTCTCAGGTGAATTCCCCAGCTCCTACTCTTCTTGCAAGACACTTCAGAGGTTTAGAATAAGTCAAAATCAGTTCACTGGGAGAATTCACAGTGGCATATGGGGATTGCCTAATGCTGTGATCATCGATGTTGCCAACAATAAATTTGTTGGCGGCATATCCTCTGATATAGGCATTTCGGCTTCTCTGAACCAACTGTATGTTCATAATAACGTCTTCTCTGGTGAGCTTCCAATGGAGTTGGGGAAGCTTTCCCTGCTTCAGAAGCTTGTTGCTTTCAACAATAGATTCTCTGGCCAAATCCCTGCACAGATTGGAAGTTTGAAGCAGCTGTCATTCCTGCACCTGGAACAAAATGCTCTGGAAGGATCGATACCACCTGATATTGGTATGTGCAACAGCCTAGTTGATCTGAACCTTGCAGACAATTCTTTGACTGGCACTATTCCAGACACACTAGCATCTCTATTCACTCTGAATTCACTCAACCTATCTCACAACATGATCTCTGGTGAAATCCCTGAAGGATTGCAATATCTGAAGCTTAGTTATGTTGATTTCTCCCACAACAATTTATCTGGACCAGTCCCTCCAGCTCTCCTGATGATAGCTGGAGATGATGCATTCTCTGAAAACGACGGCCTTTGTATTGCTGGAGTTTCAGAAGGTTGGAGGCAAAATGCCACCAATTTAAGATACTGCCCGTGGAACGACAACCATCAGAACTTCTCGCAGAGAAGGCTATTTGTCGTGCTGATAATAGTGACATCTCTGGTGGTTCTCCTATCTGGGTTGGCATGCCTGAGATATGAAAATTACAAGCTTGAGCAGTTCCACAGCAAGGGAGACATCGAGAGCGGCGACGACAGTGACTCAAAGTGGGTTCTTGAGTCCTTCCACCCCCCTGAGCTTGATCCTGAGGAGATTTGCAACTTGGATGTGGACAATCTGATTGGCTGTGGAGGCACTGGCAAAGTTTATAGGCTTGAATTGAGCAAAGGGAGGGGTGTTGTGGCCGTGAAGCAACTATGGAAGCGTGATGACGCAAAGGTCATGAGAACTGAGATCAACACACTTGGGAAAATACGCCACCGGAACATCCTGAAACTCCATGCATTCTTGACCGGTGGGGAATCAAACTTTCTGGTGTATGAGTATGTGGTAAATGGCAATCTCTACGATGCAATCCGCCGTGAGTTCAAGGCTGGGCAGCCGGAGCTGGACTGGGAGAAGCGGTACCGGATTGCGGTTGGAACCGCAAAGGGCATCATGTATCTTCACCACGATTGCTCCCCGGCCATAATCCACCGTGACATAAAATCCACCAATATACTGCTGGATGAGGAGTATGAAGCGAAGCTTGCGGATTTCGGCATCGCCAAATTGGTGGAAGGTTCACCACTCAGCTGCTTCGCTGGTACCCATGGCTACATGGCTCCTGGTAAGCTATGAACAATTCTGCTCTTGTATGTTAAATGTTTATGGTAGTAGTTAGTATTGCACATGAATtccttaggaaaaaaaaacaaaatgcgtAATACCTCTTCTTCCAGCCCTTACCCATTCCTCTCAACCATCTCGCGGATGAATTCGCCATGCCGCTGCTCTCttgctcggccgccgccgccgcggcgccacctTGCGAGCAGGtcggccgccgtcggcggctgTGACGCGCATCGGCCACTCCACCCCCTTCTTCCCCGACAGGCGCCCCCCCCTTCtaccaccgccgcgtcgccgctctCCTGCCCCGAATGCTGCTTGGccccggcctccgccgcggTGCTCGAGCTCCCACCTCCCTCCCATTCCCTCCCCGCCTGCCGCCAGCAACCTCCCCTTCAaccaccgcccgccgcggccgtcgtaGTCGACCGCTACTGGccgcgccatccgccgccgccatcctccagTGCCTCCGATGCGGACGAATTTCTTGGCGATTAGCCGATTACATGCGGTGAATGAGTGGGAGTCCCACCGGGAATGGTCAGGCTCATATGAAGATGGTAtctttagaaataactgaaaataatttattaataaaCGTTTAACTATATTTTTCATGGTTTTAAACCGATGCTGAAAAATATACTACTGCAACGATAAACAAAAACACTgaaatcaaacttaaaattaagtttcagaATTCAATTTTTGGTTGGGCTAATAAACTAACAAGCAACGAGGGTAGAATTGCTACTAggtattctggaaaaaaaagagagaaagaattgCTACTAGTCATGGAcaatgttattaaaaaaaatattcatacatttttatatgaaagCAAATGGCATCCATCATAATTCTTCAAAAGGTGTAATTCTGACATGCATATTATGCGTAGTTCTGTAGATTTGACAATCTAACATCAGCTCGTCTCAAAATGCAGAGCTTGCTTATTCTCTCAAGGTGACAGAGAAGAGTGATGTTTACAGCTTTGGCATTGTGCTGTTAGAGCTGCTTACTGGACGCAGCCCTTCAGACCAACAGTTTGACGGTGAACTGGACATTGTCTCCTGGGTTTCATCCCATTTGGCCAACCAGAATCCTGCAGCTGTTCTTGATCCAAAGGTTAGCAGCCATGCATCAGAGGACATGACAAAGGTCTTGAACATTGCCATCCTTTGCACTGTTCAACTGCCTTCTGAACGGCCAACCATGAGAGAAGTCGTGAAAATGCTCATCGACATCGACTCTATCTCAGCAAACGGGAAGGCAAAGAACAAGAATGATAAGAAGTAAGAACAGATGCCCCGTTTCTTTGTAAGAAACTGCTGCCAGAAAGATCAAAAGGCACCCAGTAGCAACAGTCTGGGTGCTGCCGTGCTGCCAATTAGGACCTTAATTAGAATGCCTGACTAGTGAATAGTAACTAGTAGGCTGGTAATAAACTGAGGTTTTAGCAGCCTCTGAAAAGCTTGCACATATGTACAAGCTACCCTGTACAAATTTCAGTCATGTACTCTGAAGTTTCTGTAAAAATGATATGCGAAGCATTATGATGTACCAGTACCACACTGCAATGCCAGTAGAATATGACCATACCGTTAAAAATGGAAatgtgctgattttttttttagacaggAACAGGAAATACTAAAAGGCAAAGGCCATTGTACAGGTTATTCCAATACTACTACATATTCCAACCTCTTTCTGCTATGTTCCAAGTTCCGACCTGTTTAATCAGATAGGAACAACCTAATGTGTCAATATAGCTGATCCAGCAAAGTTCATAGTTCCAAATCTTTCAGGAACCGGCCGGATATCCGAGAAAATTGATACACAGAGACACAGAATCAGAGTCCAGAATCCTACATTGTTGTACAACTCGTAGCTGTTTTCTGTTTGTCACTGTTCTACAATATACTGCAGCACTGCTTTTAGCTGACAGTTTTGAAAGGGGTTGCAACCTTCAGGCTATCAACAATGTCAGTGACAGAGCCAATGCCCACTGCCACCGAGATCATCAAGCACACCATGCTCAGGCCTTGCAGGAGATACCACCTCCCTCCCCTGGTGATCTTCTCCTGCGCAATGTGCATGCTGATGGGGAAGTAAACAGTCAGTGGCCAGAAGCTGAAGGCGCCGAGGAGCCCCAGCACCGCGTTGAAGAACG
Proteins encoded in this window:
- the LOC127775000 gene encoding receptor protein-tyrosine kinase CEPR2-like, with the translated sequence MLPQQLQIYLCFILLSLKFGISASLPLETDALLDIKSHLEDPQNYLGNWDESHSPCQFYGVTCDQTSGGVIGISLSNASLSGTISSSFSLLSQLRTLELGANSISGTIPAALANCTNLQVLNLSTNSLTGQLPDLSTFINLQVLDLSTNDFSGPFPAWVGKLSGLTELGLGENNFNEGDVPESIGKLKNLTWLFLGQCNLRGELPVSIFDLVSLGTLDFSRNQIIGVFPIAISNLRNLWKIELYQNNLTGEIPPELAHLTLLSEFDVSQNQLSGILPKEIANLKKLKIFHIYRNNFSGVLPEGLGDLEFLESFSTYENQFSGKFPANLGRFSPLNAIDISENYFSGEFPRFLCQNNKLQFLLALDNNFSGEFPSSYSSCKTLQRFRISQNQFTGRIHSGIWGLPNAVIIDVANNKFVGGISSDIGISASLNQLYVHNNVFSGELPMELGKLSLLQKLVAFNNRFSGQIPAQIGSLKQLSFLHLEQNALEGSIPPDIGMCNSLVDLNLADNSLTGTIPDTLASLFTLNSLNLSHNMISGEIPEGLQYLKLSYVDFSHNNLSGPVPPALLMIAGDDAFSENDGLCIAGVSEGWRQNATNLRYCPWNDNHQNFSQRRLFVVLIIVTSLVVLLSGLACLRYENYKLEQFHSKGDIESGDDSDSKWVLESFHPPELDPEEICNLDVDNLIGCGGTGKVYRLELSKGRGVVAVKQLWKRDDAKVMRTEINTLGKIRHRNILKLHAFLTGGESNFLVYEYVVNGNLYDAIRREFKAGQPELDWEKRYRIAVGTAKGIMYLHHDCSPAIIHRDIKSTNILLDEEYEAKLADFGIAKLVEGSPLSCFAGTHGYMAPELAYSLKVTEKSDVYSFGIVLLELLTGRSPSDQQFDGELDIVSWVSSHLANQNPAAVLDPKVSSHASEDMTKVLNIAILCTVQLPSERPTMREVVKMLIDIDSISANGKAKNKNDKK